The Canis aureus isolate CA01 chromosome 11, VMU_Caureus_v.1.0, whole genome shotgun sequence genome has a segment encoding these proteins:
- the C1GALT1C1L gene encoding LOW QUALITY PROTEIN: C1GALT1-specific chaperone 1-like protein (The sequence of the model RefSeq protein was modified relative to this genomic sequence to represent the inferred CDS: inserted 6 bases in 4 codons; deleted 1 base in 1 codon; substituted 5 bases at 5 genomic stop codons), with amino-acid sequence MFNIFKNDMWLEIRPTYKXVFEKRVDNYTWFFLAHPTTFAVIDNSVYLPFTRALTXPFSMGHTIXHGNLQNLAVEGEIVKSRVXDSLLSKSEKCADXSAIWKLSEDIRLVVSLKXAGVLAENAEXFXGRVVFNTKPFAHLIQETMCNNPQQVVEGCCLGMAITFNGPTPRKAIVMMYGVHWLRAXHYFNSILFFVVVVVVVVVVVVVFASRWFRI; translated from the exons atgtttaatatttttaaaaatgacatgtgGTTAGAGATAAGGCCAACTTACAA TGTCTTTGAAAAGCGTGTTGACAACTACACCTGGTTCTTTCTTGCACATCCCACTACG TTTGCTGTCATTGACAATTCAGTGTATCTGCCGTTTACTAGGGCTTTAACATGACCTTTCTCTATGGGCCACACTAT ACATGGCAACCTCCAAAACCTGGCTGTGGAAGGAGAAATTGTCAAGTCTAGAGTCTGAGACAGCCTTCTCAGTAAGTCTGAGAAGTGTGCAGATTGAAGTGCGATTTGGAAATTATCTGAAGACATTCGGCTGGTGGTCAGCCTCAAATAAGCTGGAGTTCTTGCAGAAAATGCAG GCTTCTAAGGAAGAGTTGTATTTAATACAAAACCATTTGCACATCTTATTCAAGAGACAATGTGTAATAACCCTCAGCAAGTAGTGGAAGGCTGCTGTTTGGGTATGGCTATTACTTTTAATGGGCCAACTCCCAGAAAGGCGATAGTAATGATGTATGGTGTACACTGGCTCAGGG TTCATTATTTCAACAGtatactgttttttgttgttgttgttgttgttgttgttgttgttgttgttgtttttgcttccAGATGGTTCAGAATATGA